From one Coxiella-like endosymbiont genomic stretch:
- the rfaD gene encoding ADP-glyceromanno-heptose 6-epimerase, protein MIIVTGAAGFIGSNLLKGLNIQGQTEIVAIDDLTDGRKFRNLAVSKYYDYLDYEDFLNRIIADQSFGRSIEAIFHEGACSVTTEWDGRYMMRNNYEYSKHLLHYCVKRKIPLIYASSAAVYGGKQQFKESIDSEMPLNVYGYSKWAFDQYYLQQCSQINSQVVGLRYFNVYGPHEQHKGSMSSVAFHFMNQLRETGVVKLFEGWDGYSDGEQMRDFISVEDVVKVNLWFLVNSNKSGIFNVGTGQTRTFNALAKMLIRLNSGGKIEYIPFPEKLKGAYQSFTEADITKLRESGYTNEFLTLEEGLHRYFKWMNFTLHPQRKLDFSLINGA, encoded by the coding sequence GTGATTATTGTAACCGGTGCTGCAGGATTTATTGGAAGTAATTTATTAAAAGGTCTTAATATCCAGGGACAAACAGAAATTGTTGCTATTGACGATTTAACTGATGGCAGGAAATTTCGAAATTTAGCGGTTTCAAAATATTATGATTATCTAGATTATGAAGATTTTTTAAATCGAATTATCGCTGATCAATCGTTCGGGCGATCTATCGAGGCAATTTTCCATGAGGGAGCTTGTTCGGTAACAACCGAGTGGGATGGTCGATATATGATGCGGAATAATTATGAATATTCCAAACACCTATTGCATTATTGTGTAAAACGAAAAATACCTTTGATTTATGCATCCAGCGCTGCTGTATATGGCGGTAAACAACAGTTTAAAGAATCAATCGATAGTGAAATGCCTTTAAACGTATACGGTTATTCAAAATGGGCCTTCGATCAATACTATTTACAACAATGCTCCCAAATTAACTCTCAAGTTGTTGGTCTTCGATATTTCAATGTATATGGACCTCATGAACAACATAAAGGATCCATGTCCAGTGTAGCTTTTCATTTTATGAATCAATTACGTGAAACCGGGGTGGTTAAATTATTTGAAGGTTGGGATGGTTATTCCGATGGGGAACAGATGCGGGATTTTATCTCTGTAGAAGATGTGGTGAAAGTGAATTTATGGTTTTTGGTGAACTCAAATAAATCGGGTATTTTTAACGTCGGTACAGGCCAGACACGCACTTTTAATGCTTTGGCAAAAATGTTAATTCGATTAAATAGCGGAGGGAAAATCGAATATATCCCTTTCCCTGAAAAATTGAAAGGCGCGTATCAAAGTTTCACTGAAGCCGATATTACAAAATTGCGAGAAAGCGGTTATACAAATGAATTTCTCACTCTAGAAGAAGGCTTGCATCGTTATTTTAAATGGATGAATTTTACTTTGCATCCACAGCGAAAGCTGGACTTCTCTCTAATAAATGGGGCTTAA
- a CDS encoding DUF4143 domain-containing protein yields MQLWIALLEENAILRVVSPYFNNLNQRLIKTPKLYFKDVTLDFEDVAVAVLQRWMQAEPLIVSLYFGGLLENLTLTEITRFFTNRCQTPQIYFIRSKDFLIHLPKNRYIAIEVKATPMDMSTYQL; encoded by the coding sequence TTGCAATTATGGATAGCTCTATTAGAAGAAAACGCCATCTTGCGTGTGGTTTCGCCTTATTTTAATAATTTAAATCAAAGGCTCATTAAAACTCCTAAACTCTATTTTAAAGATGTTACTCTAGATTTTGAAGATGTTGCTGTAGCCGTTCTTCAAAGATGGATGCAGGCGGAACCTCTTATAGTAAGCCTTTATTTCGGTGGGTTGCTAGAAAATTTGACATTAACGGAAATAACACGGTTTTTCACGAACCGTTGTCAAACTCCACAAATTTATTTTATACGATCCAAAGACTTTCTTATTCATCTGCCCAAGAATCGCTACATTGCTATTGAAGTTAAAGCAACACCTATGGACATGAGTACTTATCAGCTGTGA
- a CDS encoding glycosyltransferase family 2 protein, giving the protein MSKLSVYIIAYNQISKIEAAIRSVLWADEVVVVDSYSTDGTTELSEKLGARIVQVRFKGFGDLRNQAIAVCQYEWIFSLDSDERCTPEVRDEIFSIINSDKSVHIYKVPRKNYFLGHWIKYGGWYPDYRQPQLFRKGSLSYIEDIVHENYQCHDKNPIGYLKKPILQIPFENLSEMMDKANRYSTLGVDRLKKRYAKASMSLAFTHTVWTFIKVYFLRRGFLDGWPGFIIAMGYSYGAFYRYAKFYEKEKLKEIYRVE; this is encoded by the coding sequence ATGAGTAAATTATCTGTATATATTATTGCTTATAATCAAATATCGAAAATTGAAGCAGCGATTAGAAGCGTTTTATGGGCGGATGAAGTCGTTGTTGTAGATTCCTACAGTACCGATGGTACCACCGAATTGTCAGAAAAATTAGGCGCACGAATTGTTCAAGTTCGCTTTAAGGGATTTGGAGATTTGCGGAACCAAGCGATTGCTGTGTGCCAATACGAATGGATTTTCAGTTTAGATTCGGACGAGCGTTGTACGCCAGAAGTTCGTGATGAAATTTTTTCAATAATTAATTCTGATAAATCTGTTCATATTTATAAGGTTCCGCGCAAAAATTATTTTTTGGGTCATTGGATTAAATATGGTGGATGGTATCCAGATTATCGTCAGCCACAATTATTTCGAAAAGGAAGTTTGAGTTATATTGAGGATATAGTACATGAAAATTATCAATGTCACGATAAAAACCCCATTGGTTATTTAAAAAAACCGATCTTACAAATTCCATTTGAAAATTTATCTGAAATGATGGATAAAGCCAATCGTTATTCGACACTTGGCGTCGATCGACTTAAAAAGCGATATGCAAAAGCATCGATGTCGTTAGCCTTCACTCATACTGTTTGGACCTTCATAAAAGTTTATTTTTTAAGAAGAGGTTTTTTAGATGGCTGGCCAGGTTTTATCATCGCTATGGGCTATAGTTATGGTGCATTTTATCGTTATGCTAAATTTTATGAGAAAGAAAAATTAAAAGAGATCTATAGAGTCGAGTAA
- a CDS encoding glycosyltransferase — translation MHELHILEPTLSDQTGHCHGYVQSLIHANETFKYALHIWLDRRGRDLYSNERCQLHPYFWYRLRKIQKFFCLRSFIQANKTIFIPTAAHMDLVYLNFILKSRKYPGKIFLHFHQFKISDEKINLLKKIARCHSEFIVMAPTKNLLKIFEESGFHNCAQVFCPSYAPLSHRCTVNSFRKVIYAGAARSDKGFPEMVSFLEYFSQKEKDTTFEVQTSPPSSGRYDSKSKTALLRLKKLPLSKLILHESTLSQKEYQQLFMGGICLLIYDLESYRNKFSGVALDAFYAGCPLITIRGTWMGEVTQRFQAGVALTDRSPTSIYEALVKIRQNYVQFYENAKQAGKILIEEHDPKNTFKIIQKMSGSNE, via the coding sequence ATGCATGAACTCCATATCCTCGAACCTACCTTATCTGACCAGACTGGGCATTGCCATGGCTATGTCCAGAGTTTGATTCATGCTAATGAAACCTTTAAATATGCATTGCATATTTGGCTCGATCGACGCGGACGTGATTTATATTCAAATGAACGCTGTCAATTGCACCCTTATTTTTGGTACCGATTACGAAAAATACAAAAGTTTTTTTGTTTGCGTTCATTTATTCAAGCCAATAAAACTATTTTTATTCCAACCGCAGCTCATATGGATTTAGTTTATTTGAATTTCATTTTGAAAAGCAGAAAATATCCAGGAAAAATATTTCTTCATTTTCACCAATTTAAAATCTCCGATGAAAAGATTAACTTACTCAAGAAAATAGCTCGATGCCATTCTGAATTTATTGTTATGGCACCAACAAAAAATTTGTTAAAGATTTTTGAAGAGAGTGGCTTTCATAATTGTGCACAAGTTTTTTGTCCCAGTTATGCTCCTTTATCGCACCGCTGTACCGTTAATTCCTTTAGAAAAGTGATTTATGCCGGGGCGGCTAGAAGCGATAAAGGCTTTCCCGAAATGGTCTCTTTTTTGGAATATTTTTCTCAAAAAGAAAAAGATACCACTTTTGAAGTGCAAACCTCGCCACCCTCTTCGGGACGATACGACAGTAAGAGTAAAACCGCGTTATTGCGACTTAAAAAATTGCCTTTGTCAAAATTAATTTTGCATGAATCCACACTGAGTCAAAAAGAATATCAGCAATTATTTATGGGAGGAATTTGTCTCTTAATTTATGACTTGGAAAGTTATCGAAATAAATTCAGTGGCGTTGCTTTAGACGCTTTCTATGCGGGATGTCCACTGATTACTATTAGGGGTACGTGGATGGGGGAAGTTACGCAACGGTTTCAGGCAGGGGTGGCCTTGACAGACCGATCCCCTACGAGTATTTATGAAGCTTTGGTAAAAATCCGACAAAATTATGTTCAATTTTATGAAAATGCCAAGCAGGCTGGAAAAATTCTTATTGAAGAGCACGATCCTAAAAATACTTTTAAAATTATTCAAAAAATGAGTGGTAGCAATGAGTAA
- a CDS encoding O-antigen ligase family protein gives MSFKETWISKSVGILLIASALFLPISTSFTCILFPLATILSLFSNSWQEKMRAICANPVTIFLIAWMLLYIIGSFYWITPYQDIFRQLSKAGILLCAALLVDFFSETRWQPYILNAFLAAMVITLILSYIKYYYHPILLFHSRFDESSVFKDHIIQNFLMVIAAFIFIYRFLKKFRFRWIYGLLALIGIFNVIFISQGRSGYFIFAVLLLYTTTLHFGWRGFLGAFILTILLASLAYHFSGEFQSRILAIAHNIERYRHGETKTSIGIRFQSMRNAYLLYKEKPWIGHGTGSFHTAYATLPSSLIKNTGIMQISYNSYLNTAVELGIVGLAFLLLNFGVQWRYSFSLSDEYRYLIQILLVSMVVGCFANPWLSDTTELHLYALFLAISFSRKIESFNMPTMVFPLLYSKAKNSFLSLVRQCIDYIS, from the coding sequence ATGAGTTTTAAAGAAACTTGGATTAGTAAAAGCGTTGGGATACTACTCATCGCTTCGGCTCTGTTTCTCCCCATTTCGACCAGCTTCACCTGTATTTTATTCCCTCTTGCAACCATCTTAAGCTTATTCAGCAATTCTTGGCAAGAGAAGATGCGAGCCATCTGCGCAAATCCTGTAACAATTTTTTTAATCGCATGGATGTTGCTCTATATTATTGGCTCCTTTTATTGGATTACGCCTTATCAAGATATATTTCGACAGCTCTCCAAAGCTGGGATTTTATTATGTGCCGCTCTTTTAGTTGACTTTTTCTCTGAAACTCGTTGGCAACCATATATCCTCAATGCTTTTTTAGCCGCAATGGTTATTACTTTAATACTTTCCTACATCAAATATTATTATCATCCTATCTTGCTTTTTCATTCTCGTTTTGATGAAAGTAGTGTTTTTAAAGACCACATCATTCAAAATTTCTTAATGGTTATCGCTGCCTTTATTTTCATTTATCGATTTCTGAAGAAATTCAGATTTCGTTGGATTTATGGTCTGCTCGCTCTAATTGGTATTTTTAATGTTATTTTTATCAGCCAAGGACGTTCAGGATATTTTATTTTCGCAGTTCTCCTCTTATACACGACTACCCTTCATTTCGGTTGGCGGGGATTTCTGGGAGCCTTCATTCTCACTATCCTTTTGGCCAGCCTTGCTTATCATTTCTCTGGAGAATTTCAATCTCGAATTCTAGCTATTGCACATAATATCGAACGTTATCGACATGGTGAGACAAAAACGTCCATTGGAATTCGTTTCCAGTCGATGAGAAATGCCTACCTTCTTTATAAAGAAAAGCCCTGGATTGGCCACGGGACCGGAAGTTTTCATACTGCTTATGCTACACTACCTTCCTCACTCATCAAAAATACTGGCATTATGCAAATCTCTTATAACAGCTATTTAAATACCGCTGTTGAGTTAGGAATCGTTGGGCTTGCATTTTTATTATTAAATTTTGGAGTACAATGGCGATATAGCTTTTCTCTTTCCGATGAATATCGCTATTTAATTCAGATTTTATTAGTCAGTATGGTCGTAGGCTGTTTTGCTAACCCTTGGCTTAGTGACACTACAGAATTGCATTTGTATGCTTTATTCCTAGCTATTAGTTTCTCGAGAAAAATAGAATCTTTTAATATGCCCACGATGGTTTTTCCCCTCCTTTACTCAAAGGCGAAAAATAGTTTTCTATCGCTGGTACGTCAATGCATCGATTACATTTCCTGA
- the waaF gene encoding lipopolysaccharide heptosyltransferase II, translating into MIIGPAWVGDMVMAQTLFKLLKQRMPECQIDVLVPAWIKPLLDRMPEVQESLDSPFGHGEFRLIDRYRLGLTLRERRYDQAIVLPNSYKSALVPWFAKVPRRTGWMREMRYALLNDVRYLNKKQLPLMIQRFIALGLEKGESLPDELPHPELQISELNVNTTLHRFSLSADAPILALCPGAEFGPSKQWPVAYFAEVANAKLAEGWQVWLFGSMKDKSVTDPIVSLVSRSIENLSGVTQLSEVVDLLSLASLVVTNDSGLMHIAAALQRPLVAVYGSTSPDFTPPLSSQAKILKSSLSCSPCFKRHCPYGHHRCMEELTPRRLLKLAD; encoded by the coding sequence TTGATTATCGGGCCTGCTTGGGTAGGTGATATGGTTATGGCCCAAACGTTGTTTAAGCTACTTAAACAACGAATGCCTGAGTGCCAAATCGATGTTTTAGTGCCCGCGTGGATTAAACCGTTGTTGGATCGGATGCCTGAAGTTCAGGAGTCCTTAGATTCTCCTTTTGGTCACGGGGAATTTCGCTTGATAGATCGTTATCGCCTCGGTTTAACTTTGCGCGAGCGTCGATATGACCAGGCTATTGTATTACCTAACTCCTATAAATCGGCGTTAGTTCCCTGGTTTGCAAAAGTGCCACGGCGTACAGGATGGATGAGGGAAATGCGCTATGCTCTTTTAAACGATGTTCGATATTTAAATAAAAAACAGTTACCTTTGATGATCCAACGATTTATTGCCTTGGGATTAGAGAAAGGCGAATCTTTACCAGATGAGCTTCCTCATCCCGAATTACAAATCTCAGAGTTGAATGTAAATACAACGCTTCATCGATTCTCTCTATCCGCCGACGCTCCTATTCTTGCCTTATGTCCGGGAGCCGAATTTGGGCCTTCTAAACAGTGGCCTGTTGCCTATTTTGCTGAAGTGGCGAATGCTAAATTAGCTGAAGGATGGCAGGTGTGGTTATTTGGTTCTATGAAAGATAAATCGGTAACCGACCCCATTGTTTCTTTGGTAAGCCGTTCTATCGAAAATCTTTCTGGGGTCACTCAATTGAGTGAAGTCGTGGATTTATTGTCCTTAGCCTCTTTGGTGGTGACTAATGATTCTGGTCTTATGCACATCGCAGCGGCGCTTCAGCGGCCTCTTGTTGCGGTGTATGGTTCTACTTCGCCTGATTTTACTCCGCCGTTGTCCTCTCAGGCGAAGATTTTAAAATCGTCCCTATCATGTAGTCCCTGCTTTAAGCGTCATTGTCCCTATGGACACCATCGCTGCATGGAAGAATTAACGCCGAGACGTCTCTTGAAACTCGCGGATTAA
- a CDS encoding zinc-finger domain-containing protein has product MTKPKKPQASTRRCYEITQEDLPLSCPMPEDRLWDGHPRVYLPIEREGHFVCPYCEAEYILKDFKKFKEKAET; this is encoded by the coding sequence ATGACGAAACCTAAAAAACCTCAAGCTTCTACACGGCGATGTTATGAAATAACTCAGGAGGATTTGCCTCTTTCCTGTCCTATGCCCGAAGATCGTCTCTGGGATGGGCATCCTCGGGTTTACTTACCCATTGAGCGCGAGGGTCACTTTGTCTGCCCTTATTGCGAAGCAGAATATATTTTGAAAGATTTTAAAAAATTTAAAGAAAAAGCTGAAACGTAA
- a CDS encoding peptidoglycan DD-metalloendopeptidase family protein, translating into MKNKGVKLGLMVVFLLLIAGCMKSTNLAPVVNGWLQPDAKSSFYQVKSGDTIYSIAWAFGLDYRALAAVNNLNPLYSIRSGEVLRMTIIARGQKITPLTTLAAQTSFSRTPLKYWQPPHIARPVSRWHWPAQGRIIGRYSVRMIGNQGIDIAGRYGEPVRAAADGIVVYSGAGVRGYGNLIILKHNESYLSAYAFNKRILVKEVSRVRPGQKIAEMGHNDAGRVMLHFEIRRDGKPVNPLRYLS; encoded by the coding sequence TTGAAAAATAAGGGAGTCAAATTAGGGTTAATGGTTGTATTCTTGCTATTAATAGCAGGCTGTATGAAAAGTACGAACCTAGCCCCGGTCGTAAACGGTTGGTTGCAGCCCGATGCAAAATCAAGTTTTTATCAAGTTAAATCCGGAGACACCATTTATTCCATTGCGTGGGCATTCGGTTTAGATTACCGGGCATTAGCTGCCGTAAATAATTTAAATCCTCTCTATTCGATTCGGTCAGGCGAAGTTTTACGAATGACAATTATTGCTCGTGGGCAAAAAATTACCCCTCTAACGACATTGGCTGCACAGACGTCGTTTTCGAGAACTCCGTTAAAATACTGGCAACCACCCCATATCGCACGACCCGTTTCCCGTTGGCACTGGCCTGCGCAAGGCCGAATTATCGGACGTTATTCTGTACGAATGATAGGGAATCAAGGGATTGATATTGCGGGGCGATATGGAGAGCCTGTTCGTGCAGCCGCTGACGGGATTGTCGTCTATAGTGGTGCAGGAGTACGAGGTTATGGTAATCTTATAATTTTAAAGCATAATGAGAGTTATCTTAGCGCTTATGCATTCAACAAACGGATCCTCGTCAAGGAAGTTAGTAGGGTTCGTCCCGGGCAGAAGATCGCTGAAATGGGACATAATGACGCAGGACGTGTAATGCTTCATTTTGAGATTCGTCGTGACGGCAAACCAGTAAATCCGCTCCGATACTTGTCGTGA
- the surE gene encoding 5'/3'-nucleotidase SurE, with product MHLLLSNDDGVYAKGLSILAKTLKELGCVDVVAPDRNRSGASNSLTLHAPLHIKNLENGMISIEGTPTDCVHLAITGVLPEMPDMVVAGINDGANLGDDVWYSGTVAAAMEGRFLGLPALAISLVGEQFRYHETAAKVARQLIKHIVKDPLPSSTILNINVPDLPYHELKGFEITRLGTRHRAEPIIRQTDPRGHPIYWVGTAGAEQDAGPGTDFFAINNQCVSITPLRVDLTYYEAFDQLANWVKRLEK from the coding sequence TTGCACTTATTGCTTTCAAACGATGATGGTGTTTATGCCAAAGGACTATCAATTTTAGCTAAAACGTTAAAAGAGCTTGGTTGTGTGGACGTTGTGGCGCCAGACCGTAATCGCAGCGGTGCGAGCAATTCTTTGACTTTACATGCTCCCTTGCATATAAAAAATTTAGAAAATGGAATGATCAGTATAGAAGGCACACCTACCGATTGTGTTCATTTAGCCATTACAGGAGTGCTTCCGGAAATGCCGGATATGGTGGTGGCAGGTATTAATGATGGGGCTAATTTAGGTGATGACGTTTGGTATTCCGGTACCGTTGCTGCTGCGATGGAAGGGCGGTTTCTGGGTTTGCCCGCACTGGCTATTTCATTAGTGGGTGAACAATTTCGTTATCATGAAACGGCAGCTAAGGTGGCTCGCCAATTAATTAAACATATTGTAAAAGATCCTTTGCCTTCGAGTACGATATTGAATATCAACGTACCAGATTTACCCTACCATGAACTAAAAGGTTTTGAAATTACTCGGTTAGGCACTCGACATCGGGCTGAGCCGATCATTCGACAAACCGATCCTCGTGGACATCCTATCTATTGGGTAGGAACGGCAGGAGCTGAACAGGATGCGGGGCCGGGAACTGATTTTTTTGCCATCAACAATCAATGTGTTTCGATCACCCCCTTGCGGGTAGATCTTACTTATTATGAAGCTTTTGATCAATTAGCCAATTGGGTGAAACGGCTTGAAAAATAA
- the ftsB gene encoding cell division protein FtsB, translating to MRPIVLILVALFFLLQYQLWFAAGGILSTYRLHENLNYQMAENKKLAERNAVLMANIFDLKHGNQAIEECARNDLGMIKKGEVFYQIANSSQQF from the coding sequence ATGCGACCGATTGTTTTAATTCTTGTTGCTTTGTTCTTTTTATTACAGTACCAATTATGGTTTGCAGCAGGTGGTATTTTATCGACCTATCGCCTTCATGAGAATCTTAATTATCAAATGGCCGAAAACAAAAAATTAGCAGAGCGTAATGCAGTATTAATGGCTAATATTTTTGATTTAAAACACGGTAATCAAGCTATAGAAGAATGTGCTCGGAATGATTTAGGAATGATTAAAAAAGGCGAAGTGTTTTATCAAATTGCTAATTCTTCTCAACAGTTCTAG
- a CDS encoding CTP synthase, with protein sequence MTRYIFITGGVVSSLGKGITSASLGAILEAQGLKVTLLKLDPYINVDPGTMSPFQHGEVFVTEDGVETDLDLGHYERFVNATMTRKNNFTTGRVYVDVIRKERRGDYLGGTIQVIPHITDEIKEKIREGAGEVDVALVEIGGTVGDIESLPFLEAIRQMRIELGKEQTLFIHLTLVPYVSVAGEIKTKPTQHSVKELRSIGIQPDILVCRSEKSLPEAKRAKIALFTNVAVPNVISLSDVESIYEIPLILRDQGLGDRICEKLKIEPILTPANLDDWKNVIAAQKNPLHAVTIAMVGKYVDLSDSYKSLSEALIHAGIHSNTRVNIEYIDSEAIELHGVDLLKNADAILVPGGFGSRGIEGKILAARYARENNIPYLGICLGMQVAVIEFARHKAAMKNANSTEFNSETPYPIVALVSEWLAKNGMIEKCKRRRDLGGTMRLGGQACQLKSQTLARQLYGKDIITERHRHRYEVNNDWIGKLEKRGLVISGRSIDNRLVEMIELSDHPWFVGCQFHPEFTSTPREGHPLFIGFIKAALTRQERKNPVSRMPLDETGIK encoded by the coding sequence ATGACACGATACATTTTTATTACCGGCGGAGTAGTTTCTTCCTTGGGAAAGGGTATTACTTCTGCATCCCTAGGCGCGATTCTTGAAGCCCAAGGCCTCAAGGTAACTCTTCTCAAACTCGATCCTTATATCAATGTCGATCCTGGAACCATGAGTCCGTTCCAGCATGGTGAAGTATTTGTAACAGAAGACGGAGTAGAGACCGATTTAGACTTAGGACATTATGAACGCTTTGTTAATGCGACCATGACGCGAAAAAATAATTTTACAACGGGTCGGGTTTATGTTGATGTCATTCGAAAAGAAAGGCGAGGCGATTACTTGGGTGGAACGATTCAAGTGATCCCCCATATTACTGATGAAATTAAAGAAAAAATTCGTGAAGGCGCTGGCGAAGTGGATGTCGCTTTGGTGGAAATTGGGGGGACTGTTGGTGATATCGAATCATTACCTTTTCTAGAAGCCATTCGTCAAATGCGTATTGAACTGGGAAAAGAACAGACCTTATTTATTCATTTAACCCTAGTACCCTATGTTTCTGTTGCAGGAGAAATTAAAACTAAACCCACCCAGCATTCAGTGAAAGAGTTGCGTTCCATTGGTATTCAACCTGACATTTTAGTCTGCCGTTCTGAAAAATCTTTGCCCGAAGCGAAGCGGGCAAAAATTGCCCTGTTTACCAATGTGGCTGTCCCGAATGTTATTTCTTTATCAGATGTGGAATCCATTTATGAAATTCCTTTAATTTTGCGTGATCAAGGATTAGGAGATCGGATTTGTGAAAAATTAAAAATTGAGCCCATCCTCACTCCCGCTAATTTGGATGATTGGAAAAACGTAATAGCGGCGCAAAAAAATCCCCTTCATGCAGTGACTATTGCAATGGTGGGGAAATATGTCGATCTTTCAGATTCTTACAAATCATTAAGTGAAGCGCTGATTCATGCCGGTATTCATTCCAACACGCGAGTTAATATTGAATATATTGACTCTGAAGCGATTGAATTGCATGGAGTTGATTTATTAAAAAATGCAGATGCTATTTTAGTGCCAGGCGGATTTGGCTCGAGAGGTATTGAGGGAAAGATTTTAGCGGCACGTTATGCGAGAGAAAATAATATCCCTTATTTAGGAATTTGTTTGGGAATGCAAGTAGCAGTAATTGAATTCGCTCGTCATAAGGCGGCAATGAAAAATGCCAACAGCACGGAATTCAATTCCGAGACCCCCTATCCGATCGTAGCACTAGTGAGTGAGTGGTTAGCGAAAAATGGAATGATTGAAAAATGCAAACGCAGAAGAGATTTGGGCGGAACAATGCGATTGGGTGGGCAAGCCTGTCAACTCAAATCTCAAACCCTAGCCCGACAACTTTATGGCAAGGATATTATTACGGAACGGCATCGCCACCGCTATGAAGTTAATAATGATTGGATTGGTAAGTTGGAAAAAAGAGGACTGGTTATATCGGGACGTTCGATTGATAATCGTCTCGTAGAGATGATTGAGCTTTCCGATCACCCATGGTTTGTAGGCTGTCAATTCCATCCGGAGTTCACTTCCACTCCGCGTGAAGGTCATCCACTTTTTATTGGCTTCATTAAAGCTGCATTGACAAGACAGGAAAGAAAAAATCCGGTATCCAGAATGCCTCTAGATGAAACAGGAATAAAATAA
- the dcd gene encoding dCTP deaminase, whose protein sequence is MPIKSDKWIRRMVEMYGMINPFEPNQIRQTPSGKIVSYGTSSYGYDVRCADEFKIFTNINASIVDPKNFDRNGFVDLKVDVCIIPANSFALARTVEYFKIPRNVLTICLGKSTYARCGIIVNVTPLEPEWEGHVTLEFSNTTNLPAKIYAHEGVAQMLFLESDEVCEVSYKDRGGKYQGQRGVTLPIA, encoded by the coding sequence ATGCCAATTAAGTCAGATAAATGGATTCGCCGCATGGTGGAAATGTATGGAATGATTAATCCATTTGAACCGAACCAAATCCGACAAACACCATCGGGAAAAATTGTATCTTATGGAACTTCGAGTTACGGTTATGACGTTCGTTGCGCGGACGAATTTAAAATTTTTACCAACATTAATGCTTCCATTGTCGATCCAAAAAATTTCGACCGAAATGGCTTTGTGGATTTAAAAGTGGATGTTTGTATTATTCCCGCTAATTCTTTCGCTTTAGCTCGCACAGTGGAGTATTTTAAAATTCCGCGGAATGTATTGACAATTTGTTTAGGAAAATCCACCTATGCGCGATGTGGAATTATCGTTAATGTCACGCCCTTAGAACCGGAATGGGAAGGGCATGTTACTTTGGAGTTCTCTAATACCACCAATTTGCCTGCTAAAATCTATGCTCATGAAGGAGTCGCACAAATGTTGTTTTTAGAGTCCGATGAAGTCTGCGAAGTTTCTTATAAAGATCGAGGAGGGAAATATCAGGGTCAGCGAGGAGTAACTCTCCCTATAGCTTAA